caaaaatgcaaaggggttagccttggtttttttttggccgaaaaatcttttgttctggaatcgattggtatgacgctttttagactaattcgacgcccaggaactcagaaaacacatgaaaaatagcgtaggaccaacagcagagaaatgacgatgaaaatctgcagtttttgggctgtaactttacaggtgttgctcgcagcgcattgggactgcgatcaatcgatttctctcgcaaaattacgtcggaatagtgctctaaagaattatttgcagcacttttcaaagtcgtcgaaattttcaccaaaaatgcaaaggggttagccttggtttttttttggccgaaaaatcttttgttctggaatcgattggtatgacgctttttagactaattcgacgcccaggaactcagaaaacacatgaaaaatagcgtaggaccaacagcagagaaatgacgatgaaaatctgcagttttttggctgtaactttacaggtgttgctcgcagcgcattgggactgcgatcaatcgatttctctcgcaaaattacgtcggaatagtgccctaaagatttaattgcagcacttttcaaagtcgttgaaattttcatcaaaaatgcaaaggggttagccttggttttttttcggccgaaaaatcttttgttctggaatcgattggtatgacgctttttagactaatttgacgcccaggaactcagaaaacacatgaaaaatagcgtaggaccaacagcagagaaatgacgatgaaaatctgcagtttttcggctgtaactttacaggtgttgctcgcagcgcattgggactgcgatcaatcgatttctctcgcaaaattacgtcggaatagtgccctaaagaattaattgcagcactcctcaaagtcgtcgaaattttcaccaaaaatgcaaaggggttagccttggtttgtttttggtcgaaaaatcttttgttctggaatcgattggtatgacgctttttagactaattcgacgcccaggaactcagaaaacacatgaaaaatagcacaggaccaacagcagagaaatgacgatgaaaatctgcagtttttcggctgtaactttacaggtgtcgctcgcagcgcattgggactgcgctcaatcgatttctctcgcaaaattacgtcggaatagtgcccgaaagaattaattgcagcacttttcaaagtcgtcgaaattttcaccaaaaatgcaaaggggttagccttggtttttttttggccgaaaaatcttttgttctggaatcgattggtatgacgctttttagactaattcgacgcccaggaactcagaaaacacatgaaaaatagcgtaggaccaacagcagagaaatgacgatgaaaatctgcagtttttcggctgtaactttacaggtgttgctcgcagcgcattgggactgcgatcaatcgatttctctcgcaaaattacgtcggaatagtgccctaaagaaataattgcagcacttttcaaagtcgtcgaaattttcaccaaaaatgcaaaggggttagccttggtttttttttggccgaaaaatcttttgttctggaatcgattggtatgacgctttttagactaattcgacgccgaggaactcagaaaacacatgaaaaatagcgtaggaccaacagcagagaaatgacgatggaaatctgcagtttttcggctgtaactttacaggtgttgctcgcagcgcattgggactgcgatcaatcgatttctctcgcaaaattacgtcggaatagtgccctaaagaattaattgcagcacttttcaaagtcgtcgaaattttcaccaaaaatgcaaaggggttagccttggtttttttttggccgaaaaatctcttgttctggaatcgattggtatgacgctttttagactaattcgacgccgaggaactcagaaaacacatgaaaaatagcgtaggaccaacagcagagaaatgacgatggaaatctgcagtttttcggctgtaactttacaggtgttgctcgcagcgcattgggactgcgatcaatcgatttctctcgcaaaattacgtcggaatagtgccctaaagaattaattgcagcactcttcaaagtcgtcgaaattttcaccaaaaatgcaaaggggttagccttggtttttttttggccgaaaaatcttttgttctggaatcgattggtatgacgctttttagactaattcgacgcccaggaactcagaaaacacatgaaaaatagcgtaggaccaacagcagagaaatgacgatgaaaatctgcagtttttgggctgtaactttacaggtgttgctcgcagcgcattgggactgcgatcaatcgatttctctcgcaaaattacgtcggaatagtgccctaaagaattatttgcagcacttttcaaagtcgtcgaaattttcaccaaaaatgcaaaggggttagccttggtttttttttggccgaaaaatcttttgttctggaatcgattggtatgacgctttttagactaattcgacgcccaggaactcagaaaacacatgaaaaatagcgtaggaccaacagcagagaaatgacgatgaaaatctgcagtttttcggctgtaactttacaggtgttgctcgcagcgcattgggactgcgatcaatcgatttctctcgcaaaattacgtcggaatagtgccctaaagatttaattgcagcacttttcaaagtcgttgaaattttcatcaaaaatgcaaaggggttagccttggtttttttttggccgaaaaatcttttgttctggaatcgattggtatgacgctttttagactaatttgacgcccaggaactcagaaaacacatgaaaaatagcgtaggaccaacagcagagaaatgacgatgaaaatctgcagtttttcggctgtaactttacaggtgttgctcgcagcgcattgggactgcgatcaatcgatttctctcgcaaaattacgtcggaatagtgccctaaagaattaattgcagcactcctcaaagtcgtcgaaattttcaccaaaaatgcaaaggggttagccttggtttgtttttggtcgaaaaatcttttgttctggaatcgattggtatgacgctttttagactaattcgacgcccaggaactcagaaaacacatgaaaaatagcacaggaccaacagcagagaaatgacgatgaaaatctgcagtttttcggctgtaactttacaggtgtcgctcgcagcgcattgggactgcgctcaatcgatttctctcgcaaaattacgtcggaatagtgcatttaaaatttaattgcagcacttttccaagtcgtcgaaattttcgccaaaaatccaaaggggctagccttactttttcttgcgattttcggagccaaagcTTCACATCTGGGAATTGATTTCGATGTCACTCTTCAGACTAGtcgaacgcccaggaacttagacAACACAGAAAGACGTCCGTAGGAACATCAGTAGAGCAATCACAACCAAAAAATTGGAAGCATAAAAACCACGAAACGAACGTTTTGTTTcctggctgtaactcttgacacCTCATTCTTTGGGTATCGGGGCTGCGCCCAATCTATTGCATgcgaaaaatcacgtcgaagTAGAGCATGAAAGAACtgttcgcagcactttccaaagtcgtccagattttcgccaaaaattcgaagGGGTTGGCTAGTTCTTTCCTTGATTCTTGGAGTTGAAATTGTTCCGTTACAGGATAACATGCATCAGACAATTGATACCGCTGCTTGTCCACCGCCCACCGAAGAATCATTATGTTTACAGGCGCATATCTATTGGGGAGAATATCCATTACAACTCCGTGATTCGTCATCGACTGCGAATAGTTTCCGCAATTGCCGCAATCTTTACTGAACATGTCACCAGCGTCGATCAACTCCGTGTCGAAATCACTTGCTGTtgtatttgcaaaattcataTTCACAAACACAATCGTCTCAATTACATGATCTTTGTCATACCAGTATTTTCAGCTCAGCCGATCGATACACAAGTGTAATAAAGTTTCTAGCATGTATGTATGATCCTCGAAGAAAAACAATGCCTGATGCCGTACAATTATATAACGTTAAAGCGGTAGAATATGATTTATTCTCTGTGAAAACTACTATTCCATCGTCTACGTGTAGCTCAggctgtttaaaaaaaaaacaaatttttcttttcaaaattcaagtctaaaatattgttcgaaacgtTAAATAAGAGATGCTGTCCAAGCTTTAGCtctaatattaatattctaaGGTGCCTAGTcgtgattttctatttccttccgcaataacatgggaaaattttcttttaaaacttatcattttataatttgttcACGCATTAGTGTATTGATAAGATCAGAACGAATTTTTGTAGcgaattgaacgctctacagAAAAAGTCTCTTATCATTTTATGACTAATCTACTCTTTCAACACTCATTTAAGGTTTTCAAATCCCTTTGATCTCAAATAACTCTTGAAAGagtaaattcatgaaaaatgatatatCAGTCCATTTTATGGAGGGTTCAATATCCTACAAAATTACGTCCCGATCTTATCAGTATATTAATGCGTTGACgaggtataaaattttgaagttttcaaaaaaattaacccaCGTTATTTAAACGGTAAATAGAAAATCACGATTTTGGATACCAGTCCACCATATCGGATCCGtcattatgaattttcaaattgtgaCTTCCGATTGGTAATCAGTGACCTCAGAAAcctgataataaatttcatctaaaTTCGTTCGTTAGATTTGATGTGCTCCTGAAAGGGTTGAATGAACAAATCCACCCTCTTGCGGGTCCAGGTAATAGTtgggataaaaatctgaaaaaattatggaattatttttgaataatccGGCGGCAATTTGGTGGGCGCGCTAGCTCGGAATTCAAAGATGAGAgccgttcgaaattcaaaaaatgaccGTTTTAAGAACCACCCTAATCTAGCACCCAAAAATAGCGATATCAATTCGAACAAACGGCGAACAATCACTTTACAATATCGCCATGATGGTAAGATACCGACAATAACGTCCATCATTCTTCCATGTGGCATCAGATGTCGGTAACTTATTTAGGCACGCAGGGAAAGCCCTTCTAAGTGACTCGGTGCACAATATTACCGACAGATCTCGCGAACACTGCGACttcttgtattttcaaaagacGCCTAGCTCTGAGTGGCTGAACCACTGAAGGCATTTCCTTGACTCGCTGATCCAACTTCGCGCTTTCGTTCGGATAcataatattcattttatccTTTATTCGAGGAATATTGACAGTGAGGAGCTCGTTAGTGTTAATCGATAAATGCAGTGCAAGTCGTCTTGTCAGTTTACCTTCAAATTACGATCTTTTATTGCAGAAGTATCGCGATGGTCAGACGTAAAGGAGCGCCAAGGTAGAGGTTATGAACCggattttaaaattcaaacgtttacgaCGCTGTTTTTACCCCGCGAATGAAGCTTGTCGACAATTACTTCACAATTAATCTGATGTTTTCCACATCACCGGCGTTCTCACTGGCTTACCGTACTCTCAAATAAACCAAAATTATTTGGTCGTACGGCTTCGACGGCTCAAATCGTTGGTTAATCACAATGTCATGAATTTGTTTGAAGTCGAAGTTAGTTACGTTATCGTAATGGAACAGGAgaaaattcgttatttttcaattttagaatgactgAAGAAGTTAAGTTTGCACCGCATCAGCTTGTTACGTTTGattacggtttactgaatttcatacAATTCTTCGAGTtacgaaataacgattttttatcaacatgcatcgttacaatagtgttactaacttcaattttgaaatgataaaaatgctGCGTTCATTGACTTGAATTTAAACACAGATCAACACAGTCGTCAGCTTCATCAATATCGAGGTCAACCGCTGCACCTTCCAAGGTGATCATCTATCTATATAGCTAATTGAAAATATGTGTCTTGATATTTCTGAAACTCTGCACCGTCAAATATTGATCATAATTTTTCTGATTGTAGAAACATGTTAGTCCTACAAGAACGTTGGTGAACCGTCGCACGAAGAGCGGCACTAAAGCGCTCCGAGAGATCAAATTCTTACAGAAAACGACAAAACTACTCCTTCCAAAGTTACCATTTGCTAGATTAGTTAGAGAAATTATGGTCGATTTGTTCCCTCGTTTGGAAATTAACAGGTTTGTCTAAAAAAACTCATAACGACATGCATGCATCCATGTATTACGACTCTGATGgtatatgaatgaaaaaaaaaaaaaaattagtactCTCTACACTTTCATATTGCACGAATTTATTCTgtatattttgttgaaataaattcattcagaatttataaaatcttagaaaataaatattaatgattacaatttgtttggttttgccttcagaaaaaagtaactcCAGGTTGGTATCatgattataaaaatcaaacatccttgttgattaaataaaaattttttttggaagattatcgtcgatggaaattAGCACAATTAGTTACAGAAAAGTAATGTTTTCAATATGATATTTTGTAGAATTCAAGCAAAAGCTCTCGAGGCACTTCAAGAGGCGTCAGAAATGTATTTGGTGCAATTTTTCGAAGACGCAATATTACTGTCGCTCCATGCCAAACGGGTAACACTGTTTCCAATGGATATGCGATTGGTGAGAAGATTGAGGGGACGACATGACATTGTAAAcagataaatataattttaattcaataagTACTTGACTCTGTAAAATACACTTCAGTTTTattgagaattatttcattgtTCGGTGCGTTATTTCATTAACTGAACAAATGGTCAAAGCTATGCTTAACTACATtttagtaataattttcatgaagTGTTTTTAACTagactttttttaaaatcgtttaTGTTAAGGCTATTACAAAATGATGTATGTAATGCATGTATATCATTTTGTAACAGCCTTAACACAtacgatttcaaatattccagTAAGTTTTTAGCTAGCATTAATGACTgttcaattttactttcattcgtacgttgtttcatcaatttactaaattgtagttttttttgtgtcaCAGTAGACGTAActgaaaacgaaattaaacTGAACATAGAATTCATTTTCAAGCATGCGTCTATTCCGTTAAGATTCTAAAGTCTCAAAACGTTGAAATGTATTATAGAAcgattttacagaaaatttatttttatatcatgaTAAATCGTACTTGAAGCTGTGAAACAGACACGTTGTTGTATGAAttcattaaaatattaatattgtagTAGGTTCTGATCTAGTTTACGTTGTATGTGATTCAAATTGAAGGAGACTTGATAGAAAAATGtcaaccaaaaattttatttttgcgaataaaaatttattcacgagaaacattgaaacatttttattaaaattcttattttactcTGTGAAACTTTGGTAAAATATACACTATATTTCTAATCCAATGAATAACATCGTTTTCGAAGCATTGTAAAATACAATGCCTATAACCATACCATTCTGGTTTTCTTTAGGTATGGaattaatatatgtatttcatatactttcatataataataataataatagtaataatgattcaaattaattttgtttaataGCAAAATAAAGTAAATGATACAATCTAAATTAAAATCTATTTCATAATCGGGTTAGCTGCAGTAAAAACAACCGTCGTTTATAGAATAgtccataataataataatgataaaagtaataataataaaataataacatttataataatagtCTACTCAACTGCCTGcgaaataaaaagtattaaGAACAGTAATGTGAACGGTACAACGAATAATTAAAATCTAaaacattttataattataatacgtTTCAGTTGGaggatatataaaaaaaatcaatacctGAAAAATAGGTTACCATTATCTATGTTATCCTAGTTCACGGTAAAATAGTGCCGAAAGTCTTATAAATATtcggaaaaaacaaattaatagTTGCCATTAGGTATCTAAGAAGACACTTGTTTTGTTTctgcattttgtttttttttttttttttgttgcaatttTCATCTTAGGCACTATATTCATCATATTAACATTTATTCATATCATATCATCATTCCCTTTCACACTGCCACTCATCACATCATCATAATATAGTAATATACTGGAACAAAATCACGCTGTGATTTACATACTTCTAATCATACTTTTCATTCTATATATCgagaattaaatatatatttatgtttcTTTTCCTATTCAAATTGCTAACTCGAATTACTGTCATAACTAAACTACATTCACAATCGCAAAACGTAGTTTTAACGGTAGTAACAgtaatgaaattaatataattaataataatagtaatagtaataattaaataacaatTCAGTATCAACGcgttataaaataagaattcatAAGcattctctctttattttcgtATAAAGGACCGTACCTTATTGACACATTTGTCCATAAAGTTACGTTTCCTTTTAGGCTCAACACCGGTAGACAGTGAGGATAATGAGCCTTGAACTTTGTTCGGGGGTTTGTAATCatttgatgaaaaactttCAGCAGAGTCCAACCCCGCACCACAGCTTTTCGCCTTTGACAAGTTAGACTTCTCGGTACCGCTCATCGACAGTCTTTCTTGACCTGTTGACGACTCTGAGCTTGCCGGCTCGTCATGCGTCTCCTTTATCTCGATGGACGCAGGTTCATCTGTCGTTGATTCCAACAGGTCATCCATGCTCCTGGATCTGATCGTTGGTATTTGCGATATCAACGGGGAGCTTCTTTCATCGCTAGGTTCATCCGGAGACAAAGTTTCCTGCAACAGCGATTCCTCAGCTTGCGGTTTTAACCTCAGTCTTGGCACAGGCATGGGATTACAATGTATTGAAGATCCAGATCCGCAGCCACTCGTCTCGTTTCCACAAATTTCTGAATCTGCTTTTTTGTTGTTGCTAACAACTACAGATTCTACGACTCTGTTTTCTCCACCGTCCAATGGAGACTCAGCGCTATTTTGCAAAGTTCTGTTAACGGTTTCTTCGGATTCAGCTGTATCTGAAAATCCGTCCAAACTTCTTGATCTGGGCCTACACTGTTCCTGGTTTTCTTCCGTCCTTGCAGTATCGGCAAAGGATTCTTCACCTTTCAACACTGAGCCCAAACCATCCTCGTCCAGAAGACCATCCAGACTCCTTGACCTTGGTCTTGGAACTGGTTCCGGGGCTGCTGGGACAGGAAGTATTCTCTGCTTTTCCTCCTGATCAAGCAGTTCCAATGATCGAGATCGTGTCgacggaggaggaggatgtcTCGGGGGTCGACGAGGTATCAAACTTCCTCCTGGACGTGtatgaacaaattttaaacGTGGAGATGTCGGTGGAAGACCCATCAGCCAGCGAGATGGACTTGAAGATTTCCGAAGCCTGTAAtaagagttgaaaaagaaaaatttaggtgaattttgaaaacgttttATCGTGCTAATACAACATTAATAGTAATCAATAAACCATAATTCAGTACATGAGAGAAAATGTGCCAAGCAGAAAAAAGCATATTTTAGGTACACTAAAACTGAATTCGTATCTTGAAACCAAGATTAATTCAAAATTGCCACTAAACAGAGCTGCAATTTAGAATAGTTTAAAAGTGAGAGTTGGAAAAATggtgaaacaaatgaacgatCTAACATGGCCAGTAGAAATTGAggtagcgaaaaaaaatttatgattaaaCCAACCTAATCATGTTAGCCTTGATGCAAAGTCTATTCCTGGGCTgcatgaaagaaagaaaaaacaatcatgTGGTTAGTAATGTTCCAACTTTGTTGTTAACTGCCACGCATTCACTCATTAGTAAATATCCGAAATTTGTTATTGATACGCAAGACGTTATTTCAGTTTACtacattatttcaaaataatatcacTCGAGAAGATTTTAATCAAGCCGTGTATTTGTTAGTTATATCACCAGTATATTGCAGAAAGTAATTAGTAAACTTTGAAGCAAAATTAACGATTCCAAGACAGATACTATCGAGTCAACTTTGCGGGCAAACTGATATTCGAATATAAATTGAGGTTGATTCTCACCTGTTGGGTATAGCTGTGGGGGGGCCATCTAGTCAATCTCTACCATTTGTTGAATCTTTGTCGCTTCCGCGGCTTTCGTTGCTGTGCATTCGCTGATAGCTGGGTTGTCGTATACTCGTGCTGGCCGGTGTGCCTGGCTGAGTAACATCTTTGGATGCCAAACTTCTTGGTATGCCACTAGAAAGGTCCGACCTCATAGGAATTTCACCGCGCATAAACCTGTGTTTATCAAATTCGAATAGGAAAATTAGTGGAATGAAATGACCATCGTTTATGTATGAGCAACTTACAAAAACGATTGAACAGAGTTTTACATTGCAGAAATATGACTAATAGACAATTATTATCGCACCTTTCAAGCTTGTCTACGCAGGCATCCTGGTAATCGTGTATCCAACGGACACCATTGAAGTGACATACTGCCCTCATATCTTCCGGAAGGTCTTCTGGCTCTGGCCATTGGAAATTGTCTATTATGGGAATGATGTTGCAATGTGATCCCAGGGCTGCAACGATTTCCTGTTGAGAATAAAAGCAGACATTCGCTATTAATTATATGATGATCCACAGGTGTCTGGAATGTCTTATGACTTCAATAATATGAGTTCAAAGGTTTCATGAGGATTATTGAAATCTGGATAAGTATTTGGAACAAATACAGGAACATGTCTAAGCAAGATGGCGCAAGAACAGTTTTCTATCAACAGATGGCCGTAGGTCAAttatatgaatgaaaaagcAGGAAGGACTTATTGCAAGCTAGGAGGCTCTAGTTTTTTCTCATGGAATCAATATACTGCAAAAGATACAAGGAAAtaagtaatttaaaattaaatatggcCCAGTGGGAGTAATACTGTTTTTTGCCACCAGATGTCGCCACATTTCCGTTCCCAATAgatcttacaatttttatagtaTCATCGATCAATGTTGAGTTCACTCACCCTGTGTACCCAGTCTTTGCATTCGGTGTCCTGTATACATCGGTCCAAAGCGGTGGGTGTGAGAACAAGAAGGAAATGTTTCGCCTGTCTGATACTTTGAAGAAGATTATTGTCAAATTTCCCAGCCTCCAATCTCTCGACGTCAATAAATACGGAGAATCCCCTGAGTTGCAGATGGACCTTGAGTAGACTGGCGAGTTGCGACCCGTTGGATCTTCTATAGCTGACAAAAACGTCGAGAGATTTATCCGGCGACTCGTCGCCAGATGAATTGAATATTCCGAGATTATGTGGCTTGTTTTTGATCGCCTCGAGTATCATGAGCCTGTGAATGCCGTTAGAGATACCGCACTCGTTCTGAAGTTGATCCTCGGACAAATTTCTTATAGAGTCCTTGTCGACGCCGGCATTGAGCATCGCGTACGTGTAAATCGAAAACTCTGGTCCAATGGATTCAAGGAAGCTGTTCAAGTTCCCGGTGTCCCTGCTGCTGTAGTCggccatttttttcaagttctgAAGCTCCCTGGTGAACCTCCTCCGCCTGATGCCGTTCGTCAATCCGATGTCCTCGATCAGATTCGACTCCGTAAGCTGGAGGAGGAGATCGCCGTCGACTCTGCTCTCGACGAAGTTCAGGGCATACTCGGCAAATCCGATCTGTTTTACCCATTCCCTGACGTCTTCGGTCGACCAGAGGGGAACCTGCTGGCTAAGCTTATGAGGAATCTCCTCGCCGATGAGTCTGAGAGCCTGAACGGCGTACTTCGAGGCTACGGCGTTAGGGCAGCTGGCGACCTTCTTGAGAGGCTCGATGGCACCGATCTCGCGGAATATCTCTGTGTTACCCTGCTGCTTCTTGATCCCAGCCTCCATGCAGAAATGGAAGGCAGCAAGATTCCTGGCCTCCTCTCGTTTCGAGCTCAGAACTGGGACGAGGCGTTCAAGCCAGTTCTTGCTCTGCCCGTGAGCATGGGCGAGATTCGACTTTGCAAATTCGTAGGGATTGTGCGACGTGACGAAGGGCTCGACGAGATCCAGAGTTCCGGACTTGAGCACCGCAGCCTCGATCTCCTTGTTCGCAACGAGAACCGCGATGGCCAGACAAGCGTAGTACTTGATGTTATCGTCGGTGTGGAAAGCCAATGGGAACAGCCACATCGGGACCTTCCTCTTGATCATGGCTTCCTGGTTCTCGGCGCCACCGTATAGCGAAAGGTTCGCCAGGGCCCCAGCACAGTGTCTAAGGGTCTCAACGTCGTTCTTCCGGCACTCGAATAGCACGGCGTCGAGGCCACCGAGCCTGATGACATCGCTGCAGGTGCCCTCGCTGTGTTTGAAGAGGTGTTCCAGTATCCCGGTACCAACCCTGGAGTGATTAACCGAGTTCGCGTTCTTGGTGCATACGCAGGCGACATTGACGACCTTCTCGAGGCCATTCTCAACGACATGAGCTCTATTCTCGTTCGTCAAACACTGTTCCAACAGCCTCGCAGACGAGAATTGAAGCTCGATATCGGAGGCTATGCAATTCGACATGAGTATGTCGAGACCCCCTCGATTCCTCAGGGTGTTGCACAGCGTGTAGCCGAGGTCGTGACCGTGGGTAGGAACTGCCCATGCCTTCCGGATAATTTCGCTAACTCTGTTCAAGAGCAGCGGTGCTTTCGCGGTCTTTCCATCACTGGCCTTCAGCCGCTGTACCAGAGTGTCCAGGAAGCCGGAGTACTTCGCTTTCGCCCTCTCGACGTCCTGAAGATTCGAATTTGAGCAGAGCAGGTCCAAGTCGTCCAACGGCAAGGATAAGAGCTCGTCCTCCGCAGGTCTCGTCCCGTTGTTCATCAGCTGGTTAACCGCCGACGTTGCCGATATCATCGACGCTTTTGAGCTGATGCCCTTCGACGCTATCGTCACACTCGATTGCGAACTGGCCGCCATGTGTTTCTCGTGATTGTATATACCCGTCGACGTCACCGTCTGTCTCTGCTGCTGAGCTGCCATTGCTTTCTGCAGAAAAAGAGCAGCGAGAAAAACACACTTATATTAGACGCGTCAACAAGTTAATTCGACGGTCGTTAAATCGACACGTAACTAATTCAACGCTACCAAGAAGACCTCTTATATTTATACCGCAGATAactgtactatatatatatgagattTGCGACGACGAATTGCAAACTTTTGCACCGGTTATAGAGCTTCGATTCAGGATTTAATTCAGAGTATCTACCAACGAGAAAAGCGCAACGATTTGAGAGTAGGTACTATGTTGAATTCTTGttgctcggccaaatatctTCAAAGTATTCTCGCgcatttatacacgtatatacatatttatatatagtgTATAAATAAACGCGTCCGAGAGTCGAAATGCATTTACAATGTGCTTACACGTTTCCTGGTAGTttgagaataaattattcataaaatgCAAACCATTACACAGCAACAACGATAATGATATTGGAAATATTCAGccgaaataaatattctcattttttaaaatcttacCTTTTCCGAACTGTACGAATCGCTCTGTACTTT
This is a stretch of genomic DNA from Diprion similis isolate iyDipSimi1 chromosome 9, iyDipSimi1.1, whole genome shotgun sequence. It encodes these proteins:
- the LOC124410717 gene encoding NAD(+) hydrolase sarm1 isoform X2, which produces MQTTVPPRGLKPFRRSVTAPHVGHSTSDYRNKLMSEFPVEGGENGDMHTVIENLQKKRDLISGRTGHHTHVSSHSHHPQVTTSSQMLTNQSQTSTSSRVAQQTSQRILTSSSSREMSNASNVKVKDGLNELKRGITEMKNMSSNFSQRLRSSMENLVDRDGSGPDENLSEPLVTFPDPDTPPPVTGTVTLTGGSPSQQLNSLNSLSNLHNMNQPMGMSNLPTMTSMSNIPAGPETMKFEQKKMTSASKTKVVTDGFSAEKATANSAEMRALQAGDVSYKEQSAATVARARVELDGVSAEKSVASAREQRSLKAGDLSHQESNNMSASTMKVQSDSYSSEKKAMAAQQQRQTVTSTGIYNHEKHMAASSQSSVTIASKGISSKASMISATSAVNQLMNNGTRPAEDELLSLPLDDLDLLCSNSNLQDVERAKAKYSGFLDTLVQRLKASDGKTAKAPLLLNRVSEIIRKAWAVPTHGHDLGYTLCNTLRNRGGLDILMSNCIASDIELQFSSARLLEQCLTNENRAHVVENGLEKVVNVACVCTKNANSVNHSRVGTGILEHLFKHSEGTCSDVIRLGGLDAVLFECRKNDVETLRHCAGALANLSLYGGAENQEAMIKRKVPMWLFPLAFHTDDNIKYYACLAIAVLVANKEIEAAVLKSGTLDLVEPFVTSHNPYEFAKSNLAHAHGQSKNWLERLVPVLSSKREEARNLAAFHFCMEAGIKKQQGNTEIFREIGAIEPLKKVASCPNAVASKYAVQALRLIGEEIPHKLSQQVPLWSTEDVREWVKQIGFAEYALNFVESRVDGDLLLQLTESNLIEDIGLTNGIRRRRFTRELQNLKKMADYSSRDTGNLNSFLESIGPEFSIYTYAMLNAGVDKDSIRNLSEDQLQNECGISNGIHRLMILEAIKNKPHNLGIFNSSGDESPDKSLDVFVSYRRSNGSQLASLLKVHLQLRGFSVFIDVERLEAGKFDNNLLQSIRQAKHFLLVLTPTALDRCIQDTECKDWVHREIVAALGSHCNIIPIIDNFQWPEPEDLPEDMRAVCHFNGVRWIHDYQDACVDKLERFMRGEIPMRSDLSSGIPRSLASKDVTQPGTPASTSIRQPSYQRMHSNESRGSDKDSTNGRD
- the LOC124410717 gene encoding NAD(+) hydrolase sarm1 isoform X6 translates to MRIDMSEFPVEGGENGDMHTVIENLQKKRDLISGRTGHHTHVSSHSHHPQVTTSSQMLTNQSQTSTSSRVAQQTSQRILTSSSSREMSNASNVKVKDGLNELKRGITEMKNMSSNFSQRLRSSMENLVDRDGSGPDENLSEPLVTFPDPDTPPPVTGTVTLTGGSPSQQLNSLNSLSNLHNMNQPMGMSNLPTMTSMSNIPAGPETMKFEQKKMTSASKTKVVTDGFSAEKATANSAEMRALQAGDVSYKEQSAATVARARVELDGVSAEKSVASAREQRSLKAGDLSHQESNNMSASTMKVQSDSYSSEKKAMAAQQQRQTVTSTGIYNHEKHMAASSQSSVTIASKGISSKASMISATSAVNQLMNNGTRPAEDELLSLPLDDLDLLCSNSNLQDVERAKAKYSGFLDTLVQRLKASDGKTAKAPLLLNRVSEIIRKAWAVPTHGHDLGYTLCNTLRNRGGLDILMSNCIASDIELQFSSARLLEQCLTNENRAHVVENGLEKVVNVACVCTKNANSVNHSRVGTGILEHLFKHSEGTCSDVIRLGGLDAVLFECRKNDVETLRHCAGALANLSLYGGAENQEAMIKRKVPMWLFPLAFHTDDNIKYYACLAIAVLVANKEIEAAVLKSGTLDLVEPFVTSHNPYEFAKSNLAHAHGQSKNWLERLVPVLSSKREEARNLAAFHFCMEAGIKKQQGNTEIFREIGAIEPLKKVASCPNAVASKYAVQALRLIGEEIPHKLSQQVPLWSTEDVREWVKQIGFAEYALNFVESRVDGDLLLQLTESNLIEDIGLTNGIRRRRFTRELQNLKKMADYSSRDTGNLNSFLESIGPEFSIYTYAMLNAGVDKDSIRNLSEDQLQNECGISNGIHRLMILEAIKNKPHNLGIFNSSGDESPDKSLDVFVSYRRSNGSQLASLLKVHLQLRGFSVFIDVERLEAGKFDNNLLQSIRQAKHFLLVLTPTALDRCIQDTECKDWVHREIVAALGSHCNIIPIIDNFQWPEPEDLPEDMRAVCHFNGVRWIHDYQDACVDKLERFMRGEIPMRSDLSSGIPRSLASKDVTQPGTPASTSIRQPSYQRMHSNESRGSDKDSTNGRD